In one window of Rathayibacter caricis DSM 15933 DNA:
- a CDS encoding tripartite tricarboxylate transporter permease, with product MDNISALLEGFAIAAQPEYLVFAFLGVLVGTAVGVLPGIGPAMTVALLLPLTYTLDPTAALITFAGIYYGGMYGGSTTSILLNTPGESASIVTALEGNKMAKMGRGAAALATAALGSFVAGTVATVLLTLLAPTIAAWAVNLAPADYVALMVIAFITVGALLGSSVWRGLSSLGLGLFVGLVGTEILSGQQRYTFGLLPLADGIDVVLVAVGLFAVGETLYVASRMRHGGIQVIPVTRGWRSWMTRDDWKRSWKPWLRGTAIGFPIGTIPAGGADVATFLSYATERKLSKHKHEFGRGAIEGVAGPESANNAAAAGVLVPLLTLGLPTTATAAIILSAFQSYGIQPGPQLFTNQPGLVWALIASLYIGNVMLLVLNLPLVGMWVKLLQIPRPYLYAGILTFAVLGAYAVNFSTVDIVILLVVGVVGYFLRRFGYPVAPLVIGLILGPMAEAQLRRALQLSQGDLTALVTRPFAAFAYLALIVIIALGLYLRSRQSRMERAIAAATVVDESVQSAVDTAYRPGERPTDIDTTGVNQVTGTTGIRTVPKDSRRKK from the coding sequence GTGGACAACATCTCGGCACTGCTCGAGGGCTTCGCGATCGCCGCGCAGCCCGAGTACCTGGTCTTCGCGTTCCTGGGCGTGCTGGTCGGCACCGCCGTCGGCGTGCTGCCCGGCATCGGCCCGGCCATGACGGTGGCGCTGCTGCTGCCCCTGACCTACACGCTCGACCCCACCGCGGCGCTGATCACCTTCGCCGGCATCTACTACGGCGGCATGTACGGCGGCTCGACCACGAGCATCCTGCTGAACACGCCGGGGGAGTCGGCCTCGATCGTCACCGCGCTCGAGGGCAACAAGATGGCGAAGATGGGGCGCGGAGCCGCGGCCCTCGCGACCGCGGCCCTCGGCTCGTTCGTGGCCGGCACCGTCGCCACCGTGCTGCTGACCCTCCTCGCCCCGACCATCGCGGCCTGGGCCGTGAACCTCGCTCCCGCCGACTACGTGGCCCTGATGGTCATCGCCTTCATCACCGTGGGCGCCCTGCTGGGCTCCTCCGTCTGGCGCGGCCTCAGCTCGCTGGGCCTCGGCCTCTTCGTGGGCCTGGTCGGCACCGAGATCCTCTCGGGCCAGCAGCGCTACACGTTCGGCCTGCTGCCGCTGGCCGACGGGATCGACGTGGTGCTCGTGGCGGTCGGCCTCTTCGCGGTCGGCGAGACGCTCTACGTGGCGTCCCGGATGCGTCACGGCGGCATCCAGGTGATCCCCGTGACCCGTGGATGGCGCAGCTGGATGACCCGCGACGACTGGAAGCGCTCGTGGAAGCCGTGGCTGCGCGGCACCGCGATCGGCTTCCCGATCGGCACGATCCCGGCCGGCGGCGCGGATGTGGCGACGTTCCTGTCGTACGCGACCGAGCGCAAGCTCTCGAAGCACAAGCACGAGTTCGGCCGCGGGGCGATCGAGGGCGTGGCCGGTCCGGAGTCGGCGAACAACGCGGCGGCGGCGGGCGTGCTCGTGCCGTTGCTGACCCTGGGGCTGCCGACGACCGCGACCGCCGCGATCATCCTCTCGGCGTTCCAGAGCTACGGCATCCAGCCCGGACCGCAGCTGTTCACCAACCAGCCGGGACTCGTCTGGGCGCTGATCGCGAGCCTCTACATCGGCAACGTGATGCTTCTGGTGCTCAACCTGCCGCTGGTGGGCATGTGGGTGAAGCTGCTGCAGATCCCGCGTCCGTACCTCTACGCGGGCATCCTGACCTTCGCGGTGCTGGGCGCGTACGCCGTCAACTTCTCGACGGTCGACATCGTGATCCTGCTGGTCGTCGGAGTGGTGGGCTACTTCCTCCGCCGCTTCGGCTACCCGGTGGCGCCGCTGGTGATCGGGCTGATCCTGGGCCCGATGGCGGAGGCGCAGCTGCGCCGCGCGCTGCAGCTCTCGCAGGGCGACCTGACCGCGCTGGTCACCCGTCCGTTCGCGGCCTTCGCGTACCTCGCGCTGATCGTCATCATCGCGCTCGGCCTCTACCTCCGCTCGCGCCAGAGCCGGATGGAGCGGGCGATCGCCGCGGCGACGGTCGTCGACGAGTCGGTGCAGTCGGCGGTCGACACCGCCTACCGCCCGGGCGAGCGCCCGACCGACATCGACACCACCGGCGTGAACCAGGTGACGGGCACCACCGGCATCCGGACGGTGCCGAAGGACTCGCGCCGGAAGAAGTAG